Proteins encoded by one window of Antechinus flavipes isolate AdamAnt ecotype Samford, QLD, Australia chromosome 4, AdamAnt_v2, whole genome shotgun sequence:
- the LOC127561840 gene encoding uncharacterized protein LOC127561840 yields PPPPPPPLPPLPPPPSPPPPLPPPPPSPPPSPPPLSFFFSSPSPPPSPPPPPSPPPPPPPPSSSPPPPPPPPPPPPPPPLPPPPPPPPSSSSSSSSSFLLPPPPPSPPPPLPPPPPPSLPPPPPPSPPPPSPPPPSPSPPPPPPPPSPSPSAPPPPPPLLLPPPPPPSPPPPPPPPPPPPPPPPPPPPPPPPSSSSFLLLFLLLLLLLLPPPPSPSPPPPSSSPPPPPPPPSPSPSAPPPPPPPPPPPSSPPPSSPPPPPPPPPSPLSPPPPPPPPPSPSPSAPPPPPPPPSSPPPPPSSPPPPSSSPSSSPPP; encoded by the exons cctcctcctcctcctcctcctcttcctcctcttcctcctcctccttctcctcctcctcctcttcctcctcctcctccttctcctcctccttctcctcctcctctctccttcttcttctcctctccttctcctcctccttctcctcctcctcctccttctcctcctcctcctcctcctcctccctcctcct ctcctcctcctcctcctcctcctcctcctcctcctcctcctcctcctcttcctcctcctcctcctcctcctccttcctcttcctcctcctcctcctcctccttcctccttcctcctcctcctccttctcctcctcctcctcttcctcctcctcctcctccttctcttcctcctcctcctcctccttctcctcctc ctccttctcctcctcctccttctccttctcctcctcctcctcctcctcctccttctccttctccttctgctcctcctcctcctcctcc cctcctccttcctcctcctcctcctccttctcctcctcctcctcctcctcctcctcctcctcctcctcctcctcctcctcctcctcctcctcctcctcctccttcctcctcctccttcctcctcctctttctcctcctcctcctcctcctccttcctcctcctccttctccttctcctcctcctccttcttcttctcctcctcctcctcctcctcctccttctccttctccttctgctcctcctcctcctcctcctcctcctcctcctccttcttctcctcctccttcttctcctcctcctcctcctcctcctcctccttctcctctttctcctcctcctcctcctcctcctcctccttctccttctccttctgctcctcctcctcctcctcctcctccttcctctcctcctcctcctccttcttctcctcctcctccttcttcttctccttcttcttctcctcctcct